DNA sequence from the Salmo trutta chromosome 28, fSalTru1.1, whole genome shotgun sequence genome:
ATATGAGAGGTGCTTACAGTTCTTCCTCATAACCAGTACGTCTCCACACTCGTCCTCTGAGGGCAGGAAGATCTCAGGCACCACCATGAGGATCTTGCGCTTGTTGGGTGGGTTGATGATCCAGATACATTCTACATTAGCTGGGTAGTTTCCGGGGTAGTTGGGCGACTCAATGTAACCTGTGAACTCGCCCATCTCTCCTCCGCATTCTCGGtctaatgtacacacacacacacacacacacacacacacacacacacacacacacacacacacacacacacacacacacacacacacacacacacacacacacacacacacacacacacacacacacacacacacaataatacaaGTTATTAGTGAGTCCATCTGGAGTTTTGGGAAGAGAGCCaacatttcaaaataaaatacatatttctATTTGGCTAGATAgatacaataaaacatttaatttgttACGTGTGGATTTGCAACCTGGATGTTTAATGTAATATTCATAGAAAAGGTATGCAAATTAAGGCTCAAGGCTAAATTTTTGAAAGTCCAAAATAAAAAGTGATTCTGTCAGAAAATGCATTCTGTATGCAAATAGCAGGTTTATACAATCAGGAACGTACTCTTGCACTGAGAGACACTGGTGGCCCCATCAAAGTCTGTAGTGGTGTTACCAGGACAGGTGATGCAGTAGTTCTGTCTGAACTCTGTCTGGTAGCTGCCCAAAGGGCAGCGAATACAGCGGTGCACCGTAGTGTTGTAGTAGTGGCCAGGAGAGCACTGAACTGCAGAgaggacagggacacacacatatgcacacttACAAACCAAATCTGAGGTGAAATAATATTGATGGCACAGATTTGAGGATAATATGATGTAACTGACCTTTGACCTCACAGTCATGGAAGGAGCTGGACCCCTCCCGTTTGGTGCTCAGCCCCCCTCCGCAGGGGAAGCATAGGGTCCGTCCCAGGTCAGGCTGGTAGGAGCCAAACGGGCATGGCTGGCATGGCTGAAACCCATCACTGGAGAAGTAGCCAGTAGGGCACTGACCTTGATGAAGACAACAGTAACAAGACACTTTCAGTCAGATAGAGATGTACAGTACCCTGTGCTGCACTTCACTATAGGTTACTGTACAATGTTGGCACATGCAGACATATGAATGGATAATTAGTGCAGTCTGCCATCAGGGGTGTGTATGTACCTGCACAGGAGGAGATGTTGCGTGCTCCAGCAGGTCCATGCCCATCACTGCCAGGGCACAGGTCACAGGCCAGCTGCCCCTCCCTCTCCTGAAAGGTGCCAGGTGGGCACTGGATGCAGCGCTCCTGTTCCCCGTGGTAGTACGATCCTGGCAAACATCTGACTGAGAGAATAGCCAGGAGGGGTCTGGTGAGAGagctatacagtacacacactgacaccaaaCACTCCTGGCTACAAACTAACTAGCACACCACAGCTCTGGAGATGTTTTGGTATTCAGTACATGAGACTATATGAATACATAAGTACACACGAGTCATAAATAGTCATGAGAACCTATGTCAGTTTATGGTTTGTGTCACGACGGTGTCTTGACTGTTTATGCCATCTGTGATATAATAAAATTTTCGTACAGAGTCATGGTCTGCATGGTAACCAGTGACAGAGAAAGATGGCTGCCAAACTGGTCTTTCTTACCACAGCGTCCACTGTCCTTCTCCCGTCCTGGACCACAGTTCTCGTGGCCTGAAGCGACCTGGGGCAGCTTCTGGGCCACCTCGTACTCCAGCCCAGCCACGCGGATCAGGAAACGCTCCTGGTTGATCGACTTCTTCAGGGCCTTGATGTATGTCTTTACCTGCTTCTCCATGCGCTGGCGCAGGCAACTCAGGTTACAGCTCCCTATGGGGGAGAAGGGACAGTACATATTaccagatcaatcaatcaattcatcAATGAATTAATTAAGCAATCAAAAATGAACCAATCAGTCAATCACAGTGTCAGGGAGATATATCAAAGCAGACATCTTGTAAATCTCAGTACTGATTGACCTGTAGTGTCTCCTGGCTTGACCTCCGCCTCGAGCTCCAGGGTGATGCGTGTCACTTCTTTGTTGGTGGGGTTACGGACACGACGCCCTTTGGCCTTCTTGGAGGAGTCACATTTGAGGTTGACAAACGTAACCAGGCAGTTATTGCAGGGCTGTCCACTTCCTAGAGACACATTATTGTAAAACAACATTGTAAGTTACTGGGAGTTAACATCAATGCTGGGTCTTTCATGGGTTAGGGGTGGGGTGGTAGCGTTGGTCTGTTAGCAGCATATGTTAGACAGATTACTGCCTTCATTGCACATTATCACAGTGAGGGTTACTATGTAGCAAATACACAGAGACCCACTTACCTACAAATTTGCTGTTGAATATGCACACACTGAATATGAGACATACAGAAAAAAAGAATGCACTGTAGTTGAATTGTCAGTTTTTCTGTAAGGCCATCATTACCAAGGTCTGGAATGTAGGCCAGATGTGGCCCCTCACCTGGCCCCAGCGCTCGGCCCCTGTCCTCAGCCCGGCCTGTCAGCTTGGGGTGCAGGTGGCACTTGGCATCTTTGATCTTGAAAGAGGCGGTCTGCTTCACTGGAGGGGCCCCTGTTTCTACAGGCAAACAGAGCATTGCAGGTGGATGGGTGTAGAGGAGGACCACACTACAATAGGACCATTCCGTCCACAGCAGTTGCATATATGCAGTGGCACAGATAGGAACAATATACAAACCCATTGATACTGACcacaacccctaaccctaaccctagatccagctgcaaccctaaccctaaccctagatccagctgcaaccctaaccctaaccctagctacaTCTGTAACCTTCTACCTAAGTCCTAAGAATGCCTCTGTAGGACACTGTACCTATGCAGCTCGGACTGCTGCTTGTGTTCAGTCTGGCTGGGGATTTGCCTCGTAGGATGGGTATGCCACAGCTCACTGTATAGCTGCTGTCAGATTCTGTAAATGATCCAACATATCGTTACAGCTCCAGTCAGAAGTCATTTAAATCAATAGCACACAATGTTTGAGATAGAAACGGTAACAATGTGTATTAACGCTGATATTGTATATGGATGCCTCTACCTGCCAGATAGTGAGCCTTGGAGGTGCAGGTGAGGGAGCAGCTCTCTTTCTTGCCCGTTTTACTGCAGGTCAGAGTGGTCTTGGGAGCTAGGCCAGGCAGACATTTCACCAGCTCTGGATGAACATAAAAACAACATCACAATCATACACTACTCATCAATTACAACATCCTTTCCATGACTTTGGAACAGAGCCATAATGTGTGTTTCTATGTCCTGACCACCAGGTGGTGGTGTTGTTACATACCAATGCAGTCCTTCCTGTTCCAGTGCAGCTTGTATCCAGTTGGACAAGTACACTCATAGCTGCCCTGAGTGTTGACACAGCCATATTTACAGCTACCGCGGTTTATACTGCACTCATCAATATCTGCAGAGGAAAATGGACAGTTATGACCATGTACAGGTAAACTTTTGTAAATACTTAAGATAAAAACTTgagatacaaaatattttgaaATCCAGtgctgagttaattaagcaattaaaacaTCCCATAATGCTTAGGGTTATGTATAAACATGCCCAGTTgctcattattttggctaccatggcaaGAAGAAATACATATCTCAAAATGGGTCTCAAATGAGCATGGGGGTATAAagggtgtgtgtctcagtcaccagatctcaacccaattgtaACACCAAtgagagattctggagcggtggcTGAGACAgctttttccaccaccatcaacaaaatggaatttctcatggaagatggtgtcacatccctccaatagagttccagacacttttattatcacagttacctgtatgtctaGACCCAGCATCCAAGACACTCATATGAGTGGAAATCCACAAGGCAACAattaaacacatcaaacacatagacatacagtaccagtcaaaagtttggacacacctactcattcaagggtttggaatgcttttccaacagccttgaaggagttcccacatatgctgagcacttgttggcagcccttccttcactctgcggcccaactcatctcaaaccatctcaattgggttgaaaatagtaaaaattaagaaaaacccttgaacgagtaggtgtggccaaacttttgactggtactgtatgctcactcactcactcactcactcactcactcactcactcactcactcactcactcagttcTACTGTCAGTGATCACTTCTACAAAAGATGAATGTCTGTTTTGATAAACAGGCCTGATTTCTCATTTGAATCCAGGATGTGATATCACTGCTTTGCATTTCCCCTTGGTCAGAAACTTCTCTTCCCACCAAAGTTCTCTCTCTTTGGGAAGAAGAACACTTGGAGGGActttacagagccagagaggagtAAATGATAATAACTTTTTAAcacacataaaccaaaaccaagGCAAGGCGGTGTGTCTCTGGGCTGAGCATGACAAGGCAAGGGGGTGTGGCTTGGTGCTGAGGATGAGGGGGACAAGGCAAAGGGGTGTGGCTCGGTGCTGGGCCAAGCCAGACTTAGTGACAGGGACACcaggagagaaacacagataATAACAGTGATTGATGATATGGCCTGCTGATAGAATATCGATTAGCTTGATTATTCAGCGCGAATAAAACAGTCTACAAGCCTCCACTGCTCTCTCCCACCATGGAGATGATGACTTCATCAATAGTGTTTGGCTGGGGTTGTGTTGCCACAAAGCAAAGGAGATGCATCTGTCTGTCAAGCTGCTTGTCTGAAGAAATCTGACCTTCACCTTGAATAACTCCatttaatgagagagagacagagagagacagagagagtgagagaaagagtgtgagagagagagacagagagagagagtgagagacagagagagagagagtttttttctatttttcttttcaaGCTTGAAATGTGAAAAAAACTTTGAGTAAATCTTTGTCAAGCCCTCTCTACAGCTAGCTCTGtctgtttttctttctgtttGCTCAGAAGAAATCAACTAATTTATACTAGAGGCCAATGTGGGATTGGAGAATAAGAGGGGAgtcaaagagagagaagaaaaagacaTTCAGATTGACATGTATGCTGACCTCATGCATCATTATTGTCTGTGGATGATATCATCCGCTGGTTTCAAAGGCATTACTCCAACTCCAGGGGGGAACGAAAAGAAACATGAAAATGAGCTAGCTCACCCGCCGGCTCTTGCTTTCTTCAATAGGCACCAATACCTGTCATCTCCCTGACACGCAGACACACATTCTTCTGCCCCAGACTCCAGTGAGACTGAGAGGCTATAGAATAGGCTAATCACAGTTTGACTGTGAAGGTCAACAGTAAACAGAGGGCACCATGTCTGTAGAGAATGGGGTACCTTGTTTtcttaaaaacttcttagggctagggggcggtattcggaagttcggataactgacgtgcccaaagtaaactgcctgttactcaggcccagaagctaggatatgtatataattggtagtattggatagaaaacactccgtttctaaaactgttaaaataatgtatgtgagtataacagaactgatatggccgGAAAAAATCAGAGGAGAATCCATACGGAATTTTTGTTTTTTGAGGTCACCACCCATTCAGACACTTGTCTATGGGATATTCAAaagaaatcctcccagattgcagttcctatggcttccactagatgtcaacagtctttagaaagggtttcaggcttgttttttgaaaaatttgCTAGAATTTGTACtttttcaaggtggctctcatttGGACTGTAATCTTGTGGCGCGCGTGGATGAGggcgcgcacttcgttatttatctccggtattgaacatactattaTCCTTCTTAAatgttatagtttatttacatattagggtacctgaggattgattagaaccgttgtttgacttgtttggacgaagtttattggtaacttttgggattgctttgtctgcatgttgaacgactggaacgggtggattactgaatcaaatgcgccaagtaaactgactttttggggatataaagaaggcctttatcgaacaaaatgaccatttgttgtgtagctgggacccttgggattgcaaacagaggaagatcttcaaagataagtgatttattttatcgctatttctgacttttgtgacgcctctgctggtttggaaaattaTTTTAAAGATTTTGTgggcggggcgctgtcctcagataatcgcatggtatgctttcattgaaaagcatttttgaaatctgacaatgcggCTGGATTAataagaagttaagcttttaaatgatgtatgacacatGTATTTTCATTCATGTTTAATATtaacgatttttgtattttgaatttcgcgctctgcaatttcaccggatgttgtcgagatggggcgctagcgtcccacctagccttaagaagtttaaGTCTACTCAATGCTTATCAAGTGATTGTAACCAAGTAAAATAGAACACATATATAAGTTGTATTCTAATGATCAAATATCAACTTGGTTTTATGTAAACAACATATTGATTCATTCAGATGGAATAATCAGACAGTAACATCTACTCTACAGCTAGCGTACCACCTCAATACATGCCTCTCTCACAGTATAACTCCACCATGTGGTTTTCCTAATGTCTCAGTCAGGGCAGTCTCTCTCAGATGTCAGCTGAAGCCAGTGATGACAGGCCTCCACAGCAGGTCACTGACCTAATAGGGGTTATTTAGGGTGAGTCCATTGTTAAGCACTGAGGAGCAGTCTCTGGAGTGTTTGGCAGCTATATTTCAACTGATAAACTACGGTGGGGAATAACACAACCTTGGTTACTGCTGTGGAAGAGGAGGTGCAGGGGAAGCAACATAAATCTCAGGGTTATCTAACAGTTCCGACAGTGTAGActagaagagggagggagagccatTCATCACCAGTAGGACTTTTCTAGAAtggcacacagatacacacacagctcTTATGCCAGGCAACTATTCTGCCCTCTCATTCACACATATTACATTTCATGTGCTGGAAATATGCTATCATAACATTCCTGCATTGGTAGACCTGTCAAAACAAACAAGAATGAAGAATAAATAATTGGAAAgctatgtgttttgtgtgtgtacatagtctgtctctctgtctctctctctctctgtctctttctctctcctctctctctgtcgctctctctctctttgtctatctctctctgtctctatttctctttgtctctctctctgtctctctcaattcaatttcaatttaagggctttattggcatggaaaacatagataataaaaagttaaataaacaattacaatttacagtaaacattgcactcacaaaagttccaaaagaataaagacatttcaaatatgtgcaaatagttaaagtacaaaagggaaaataaatcaacataaatatgggttatatttacaatggtgtttgttcttcactggttgcccttttcttgtggcaacaggtctcaaatattgctgctgtgatggcacactgtggtatttcacccaatagatatgggagtttatcaaaattgggtttgttttcaaattctttgtggatctgtgtaatctgagggaaatatgtgtctctaatatggtcatacatttggcaggaggttaggaagtgcagctcaaattccacctcattttgtgggcagtgtgcgcatagcctgtcttctcttgagagccaggtctgcctatggcggcctttctcaatagcaaggctatgctcactgagtctgtacatagtcaaagctttccttcaggtttggtcagtcacagtggtcaggtattctgctaatgtgtactctctgtttagggccaaatagcattctagtttgcgctgtttttttgtcaattctttccaatgtgtcaagtaattatctttttgttttctcatgatatgtttgggtctaattgtgttactCTCCTTGGGCTCTGtggagtctgtttgtgtttgtgaacagagccgcaggaccagcttgcttagtggactcttctccaggttcatctctctgttggTGAGGGCTtcgttatggaaggtttgggaatcgcttccttttaagtggttgtagaatttaacgtctctttttctggattttgataattagcgggtatcggcctaattctgctctgcatgcattatttggtgttttacattgtacatggaggatattttttCATTCTGCAtacagtctcaatttggtgtttgtcccattttgtgaattctctctctctctcctctttctctgtctcgctctgtctcgctctgtctctctctgtcactctctctctcactctcaatgTTCTACACCTCCTCTGAGAGACCCTCTACTGAGAGGTCTCTGGAGACAGCATCAGATTCAGACCCGTGATACACAGACCATCAAAGGGCCGCTGAAACAGCCTGATGTGCTCAAAcaggtccctctctctctctgccctgcagATCTGGCACACACCAGTCGTCTGGAACTACCAAACCTCTAGCACACTGGAGTAGATTCACTTTACCACAGCATCAAGCACATCCTCTTATAAGAGTTGTTTGTTTTAGTGCAACAGGTGGAGCCATGTGTGCTACTGTGTACTTCTCATGTCACAAAATCAAGGCTAAATCAGTCTTCCTCCAACTCGGGATTGCCAGCATTAGACTGACTGGTCTGGTGAGCAATATAGAATAAGGAGCCATACAAACAGACTACACAAAATACAGTTGGTATAGAAACTAGATGAAGTAATGCCAATGAATATTCAAGTTACGAGGGATAACGGTCTAGAGAAAGTGTGGTGGACTGGGTGAGTAATAGTGTACAGAGATCTGGAGAGGGGGGATAACGGTCTAGAGAAAGTGTGGTGGACTGGGTGAGTAATAGTGTACAGAGATCTGGAGAGGGGGGATAACGGTCTAGAGAAAGTGTGGTGGACTGGGTGAGTAATAGTGTGCAGAGATCTGGAGAGGGGGGATAACGGTCTAGAGAAAGTGTGGTGGACTGGGTGAGTAATAGTGTACAGAGATCTGGAGAGGGGGGATAACGGTCTAGAGAAAGTGTGGTGGACTGGGTGAGTAATAGTGTGCAGAGATCTGGAGAGGGGGGATAACGGTCTAGAGAAAGTGTGGTGGACTGGGTGAGTAATAGTGTACAGAGATCTGGAGAGGGGGGATAACGGTCTAGAGAAAGTGTGGTGGACTGGGTGAGTAATAGTGTGCAGAGATCTGGAGAGGGGGGATAACGGTCTAGAGAAAGTGTGGTGGACTGGGTGAGTAATAGTGTGCAGAGATCTGGAGAGGGGGGATAACGGTCTAGAGAAAGTGTGGTGGACTGGGTGAGTAATAGTGTACAGAGATCTGGAGAGGGGGGATAACGGTCTAGAGAAAGTGTGGTGGACTGGGTGAGTAATAGTGTGCAGAGATCTGGAGAGGGGGGATAACGGTCTAGAGAAAGTGTGGTGGACTGGGTGAGTAATAGTGTGCAGAGATCTGGAGAGGGGGGATAACGGTCTAGAGAAAGTGTGGTGGACTGGGTGAGTAATAGTGTGCAGAGATCTGGAGAGGGGGGATAACGGTCTAGAGAAAGTGTGGTGGACTGGGTGAGTAATGGTGTGCAGAGATCTGGAGAGGGGGGATAACGGTCTAGAGAAAGTGTGGTGGACTGGGTGAGTAATAGTGTACAGAGATCTGGAGAGGGGGGATAACGGTCTAGAGAAAGTGTGGTGGACTGGGTGAGTAATAGTGTGCAGAGATCTGGAGAGGGGGGATAACGGTCTAGAGAAAGTGTGGTGGACTGGGTGAGTAATAGTGTACAGAGATCTGGAGAGGGGGGATAACGGTCTAGAGAAAGTGTGGTGGACTGGGTGAGTAATAGTGTACAGAGATCTGGAGAGGGGGGATAACGGTCTAGAGAAAGTGTGGTGGACTGGGTGAGTAATAGTGTGCAGAGATCTGGAGAGGGGGGATAACGGTCTAGAGAAAGTGTGGTGGACTGGGTGAGTAATAGTGTGCAGAGATCTGGAGAGGGGGGATAACGGTCTAGAGAAAGTGTGGTGGACTGGGTGAGTAATAGTGTACAGAGATCTGGAGAGGGGGGATAACGGTCTAGAGAAAGTGTGGTGGACTGGGTGAGTAATAGTGTGCAGAGATCTGGAGAGGGGGGATAACGGTCTAGAGAAAGTGTGGTGGACTGGGTGAGTAATGGTGTGCAGAGATCTGGAGAGGGGGGATAACGGTCTAGAGAAAGTGTGGTGGACTGGGTGAGTAATAGTGTGCAGAGATCTGGAGAGGGGGGATAAGTGTCACCTTACCTCCACAATGTGCCAGACCGTAGAGAACATAGCCTTTATGACAGAAGCACTGGAAGCTGCCAGGGGAGTTGACACAGGAATGGTCACACGCCCGGTCAAAAGAACACTCGTCAATGTCTGGGAAGAGGGGGAATATAGAGAGACAGGTATGAATTCCCATTATTCACTTACACAACTTCTTACAACTCATTTAAGATTTtataatgagaaaaaaaaaatatttatggcAGCTTGCAGCTTGAATTAGTAATAAATTGCAATGCGACTTGGCAAAtaacaaaacgtttttttaaattgaaaatgATTTTGTTTGTAATGAGACATTGGTTGACAGTCTGAGCAGGAGTCTGAGCAGGAGTATGTTTCCCCTACTGATAACAGGAGCTTTggaccatttttcaattcctgaACTACCTGTCGATCATTTCCCCATATCACTGTTTCGTCCACTAAAAAAATGACAATTTAATGAACATTCCCTCTAGCTCACTATCTTGCAAATGTCTCATTATTTTGTTCTGAAGCCAATTGGAAATAATTTGTCTGAGAAGCAGAGAGTCATGAATATGTCTGTCTAAA
Encoded proteins:
- the LOC115165820 gene encoding signal peptide, CUB and EGF-like domain-containing protein 3 isoform X2 is translated as MHLHIIMRASIGLVGFCLLAFVQQPARASGGKSTQDVDECAEQIDNCSTDAICQNTLKSYKCICKSGYKGDGKHCEDLDECASEYNGGCVHDCINIPGNYRCICYDGFRLAHDGHNCLDVDECSEGNGGCQQICVNMMGSYECRCREGFFLSDNQHTCIQRPKARPEGTKEGPTCMDKNHGCAHICRETPKGGIACECRPGFQLTRNMRDCKLTCNYGNGGCQHICEETDHGPRCACHMKFALQTDEKTCVGERSLQNQAAPQLFPNETCLVNNGGCDSTCHDAVTGVRCSCPVGFTLQPDRKTCKDIDECRLNNGGCDHVCRNTVGSFECSCKKGYKLLTNERTCQDIDECSFDRACDHSCVNSPGSFQCFCHKGYVLYGLAHCGDIDECSINRGSCKYGCVNTQGSYECTCPTGYKLHWNRKDCIELVKCLPGLAPKTTLTCSKTGKKESCSLTCTSKAHYLAESDSSYTVSCGIPILRGKSPARLNTSSSPSCIGAPPVKQTASFKIKDAKCHLHPKLTGRAEDRGRALGPGEGPHLAYIPDLGSGQPCNNCLVTFVNLKCDSSKKAKGRRVRNPTNKEVTRITLELEAEVKPGDTTGSCNLSCLRQRMEKQVKTYIKALKKSINQERFLIRVAGLEYEVAQKLPQVASGHENCGPGREKDSGRCVRCLPGSYYHGEQERCIQCPPGTFQEREGQLACDLCPGSDGHGPAGARNISSCAGQCPTGYFSSDGFQPCQPCPFGSYQPDLGRTLCFPCGGGLSTKREGSSSFHDCEVKVQCSPGHYYNTTVHRCIRCPLGSYQTEFRQNYCITCPGNTTTDFDGATSVSQCKNRECGGEMGEFTGYIESPNYPGNYPANVECIWIINPPNKRKILMVVPEIFLPSEDECGDVLVMRKNWSATSITTYETCQTYERPIAFTARSRRLWINFKSNEANSARGFQIPYVTYDEDYEQLVEDIVRDGRLYASENHQEILKDKKLIKTLFDVLAHPNNYFKYTPREFSEMLPRSFLRLISSKVSAFLRPYK
- the LOC115165820 gene encoding signal peptide, CUB and EGF-like domain-containing protein 3 isoform X1; this translates as MHLHIIMRASIGLVGFCLLAFVQQPARASGGKSTQDVDECAEQIDNCSTDAICQNTLKSYKCICKSGYKGDGKHCEDLDECASEYNGGCVHDCINIPGNYRCICYDGFRLAHDGHNCLDVDECSEGNGGCQQICVNMMGSYECRCREGFFLSDNQHTCIQRPKARPEGTKEGPTCMDKNHGCAHICRETPKGGIACECRPGFQLTRNMRDCKLTCNYGNGGCQHICEETDHGPRCACHMKFALQTDEKTCVGERSLQNQAAPQLFPNETCLVNNGGCDSTCHDAVTGVRCSCPVGFTLQPDRKTCKDIDECRLNNGGCDHVCRNTVGSFECSCKKGYKLLTNERTCQDIDECSFDRACDHSCVNSPGSFQCFCHKGYVLYGLAHCGDIDECSINRGSCKYGCVNTQGSYECTCPTGYKLHWNRKDCIELVKCLPGLAPKTTLTCSKTGKKESCSLTCTSKAHYLAESDSSYTVSCGIPILRGKSPARLNTSSSPSCIETGAPPVKQTASFKIKDAKCHLHPKLTGRAEDRGRALGPGEGPHLAYIPDLGSGQPCNNCLVTFVNLKCDSSKKAKGRRVRNPTNKEVTRITLELEAEVKPGDTTGSCNLSCLRQRMEKQVKTYIKALKKSINQERFLIRVAGLEYEVAQKLPQVASGHENCGPGREKDSGRCVRCLPGSYYHGEQERCIQCPPGTFQEREGQLACDLCPGSDGHGPAGARNISSCAGQCPTGYFSSDGFQPCQPCPFGSYQPDLGRTLCFPCGGGLSTKREGSSSFHDCEVKVQCSPGHYYNTTVHRCIRCPLGSYQTEFRQNYCITCPGNTTTDFDGATSVSQCKNRECGGEMGEFTGYIESPNYPGNYPANVECIWIINPPNKRKILMVVPEIFLPSEDECGDVLVMRKNWSATSITTYETCQTYERPIAFTARSRRLWINFKSNEANSARGFQIPYVTYDEDYEQLVEDIVRDGRLYASENHQEILKDKKLIKTLFDVLAHPNNYFKYTPREFSEMLPRSFLRLISSKVSAFLRPYK
- the LOC115165820 gene encoding signal peptide, CUB and EGF-like domain-containing protein 3 isoform X3, yielding MHLHIIMRASIGLVGFCLLAFVQQPARASGGKSTQDVDECAEQIDNCSTDAICQNTLKSYKCICKSGYKGDGKHCEDLDECASEYNGGCVHDCINIPGNYRCICYDGFRLAHDGHNCLDVDECSEGNGGCQQICVNMMGSYECRCREGFFLSDNQHTCIQRPKARPEGTKEGPTCMDKNHGCAHICRETPKGGIACECRPGFQLTRNMRDCKLTCNYGNGGCQHICEETDHGPRCACHMKFALQTDEKTCVGERSLQNQAAPQLFPNETCLVNNGGCDSTCHDAVTGVRCSCPVGFTLQPDRKTCKDIDECRLNNGGCDHVCRNTVGSFECSCKKGYKLLTNERTCQDIDECSFDRACDHSCVNSPGSFQCFCHKGYVLYGLAHCGDIDECSINRGSCKYGCVNTQGSYECTCPTGYKLHWNRKDCIELVKCLPGLAPKTTLTCSKTGKKESCSLTCTSKAHYLAESDSSYTVSCGIPILRGKSPARLNTSSSPSCIETGAPPVKQTASFKIKDAKCHLHPKLTGRAEDRGRALGPGSGQPCNNCLVTFVNLKCDSSKKAKGRRVRNPTNKEVTRITLELEAEVKPGDTTGSCNLSCLRQRMEKQVKTYIKALKKSINQERFLIRVAGLEYEVAQKLPQVASGHENCGPGREKDSGRCVRCLPGSYYHGEQERCIQCPPGTFQEREGQLACDLCPGSDGHGPAGARNISSCAGQCPTGYFSSDGFQPCQPCPFGSYQPDLGRTLCFPCGGGLSTKREGSSSFHDCEVKVQCSPGHYYNTTVHRCIRCPLGSYQTEFRQNYCITCPGNTTTDFDGATSVSQCKNRECGGEMGEFTGYIESPNYPGNYPANVECIWIINPPNKRKILMVVPEIFLPSEDECGDVLVMRKNWSATSITTYETCQTYERPIAFTARSRRLWINFKSNEANSARGFQIPYVTYDEDYEQLVEDIVRDGRLYASENHQEILKDKKLIKTLFDVLAHPNNYFKYTPREFSEMLPRSFLRLISSKVSAFLRPYK
- the LOC115165820 gene encoding signal peptide, CUB and EGF-like domain-containing protein 3 isoform X5, coding for MHLHIIMRASIGLVGFCLLAFVQQPARASGGKSTQDVDECAEQIDNCSTDAICQNTLKSYKCICKSGYKGDGKHCEDLDECASEYNGGCVHDCINIPGNYRCICYDGFRLAHDGHNCLDVDECSEGNGGCQQICVNMMGSYECRCREGFFLSDNQHTCIQRPKARPEGTKEGPTCMDKNHGCAHICRETPKGGIACECRPGFQLTRNMRDCKLTCNYGNGGCQHICEETDHGPRCACHMKFALQTDEKTCVETCLVNNGGCDSTCHDAVTGVRCSCPVGFTLQPDRKTCKDIDECRLNNGGCDHVCRNTVGSFECSCKKGYKLLTNERTCQDIDECSFDRACDHSCVNSPGSFQCFCHKGYVLYGLAHCGDIDECSINRGSCKYGCVNTQGSYECTCPTGYKLHWNRKDCIELVKCLPGLAPKTTLTCSKTGKKESCSLTCTSKAHYLAESDSSYTVSCGIPILRGKSPARLNTSSSPSCIETGAPPVKQTASFKIKDAKCHLHPKLTGRAEDRGRALGPGSGQPCNNCLVTFVNLKCDSSKKAKGRRVRNPTNKEVTRITLELEAEVKPGDTTGSCNLSCLRQRMEKQVKTYIKALKKSINQERFLIRVAGLEYEVAQKLPQVASGHENCGPGREKDSGRCVRCLPGSYYHGEQERCIQCPPGTFQEREGQLACDLCPGSDGHGPAGARNISSCAGQCPTGYFSSDGFQPCQPCPFGSYQPDLGRTLCFPCGGGLSTKREGSSSFHDCEVKVQCSPGHYYNTTVHRCIRCPLGSYQTEFRQNYCITCPGNTTTDFDGATSVSQCKNRECGGEMGEFTGYIESPNYPGNYPANVECIWIINPPNKRKILMVVPEIFLPSEDECGDVLVMRKNWSATSITTYETCQTYERPIAFTARSRRLWINFKSNEANSARGFQIPYVTYDEDYEQLVEDIVRDGRLYASENHQEILKDKKLIKTLFDVLAHPNNYFKYTPREFSEMLPRSFLRLISSKVSAFLRPYK